The Faecalibaculum rodentium genome segment CACCATTTCGGTAGAATTGAAGCGCCGTTCCTGTTCAAAACGGTAAAGCATTGGCATACGGGCGCGTCCTTTGAAATGATTGCCATCCTGCATCATATACTGATCATCGTGAATGGATGCGATTTTGTCGGATGCCAAAGCGATACCCTTGTTCACGTTGATAAAATGATCAGGGGTCATTTCTGTAATAATTGTTTTCAATGGCGTATATGTTTCGACTATTCTGCCATCGTCTAAACAAATACAGGTTTTGCCATCACGGCGAATAATATACTTGATGTCAGTCTCTGTAATGTGATGTTTTGTGAAGAATTTCTGTATTTTCTTATCCATGGTCGTCCTCAGGTGTAGAAAAAACAACGGCTTAATACGTGTTTTATGAATAAACGAAACCGTTTCAAGAATAAAAACGAGTTTAACTATTGGTATTAAAATCATAGAGGATTTGAATCAAAATCGCAAATAAAAAAACGCAAAATGACGTTTAGTCATAGAAATTACTCCAAAGTGAATGCGCTTACACTTTAAACCAATTGCGGTATAATTAGCGTGGATTCCCACAATGTTTCACCAAGGAGTTTGAATATGACAACATTTTTTATTATACGGCATGGGAAAACACTGTTTAATGAAAAGGAAAGGCTACAGGGATGGTGCGATTCACCACTTACAGATGAGGGCTGTGCTCAAATGCGGCGTTTGTCGGAAGGCCTGAAAGACATTGAATTCTCAGCTATTTATTCCTCCACGTCTCCGAGGGCCCTGACCTGCGCTTCTATGCTGGCTTCTGACAGATCTCTTGATATCCGTGCCAGAGAGTCGCTGAAAGAGGTAGGATATGGAAGTCTGGAAGGAGAATATCTTGCGGATGCGTTTCCGGAGGGGCAACTGAGTAAAGTTGGCTATGCACAGTTCAATGGAGAGGATCTTTATACAGCCCAGCAAAGATTTGTGCGGGAAATGCAGCACATTGCTGAAGAATTCCCTGATGACAATGTCGCTGTTGTGACTCACGGGCATCTGATCAAGACTCTGCTGGGTAGTTTCAGTCAACAGTTTGCAGCGGAGACGATTAAATCAGCAGACCAGATTCCTCCATGTTCTGTCACAGTATTGAAGTACGAAAACAATCGTTTCACGCTGGATACTTTGCCCGATATAACCTGGAGAACGAGTTCTGATCTTTCAAAGTGATGAACATAGACCAAAAACAGGAAGACCTCTTGACATGGAGTCTTCCTGTTTGCATTAAAAAGGACTGGGTTATCCAGTCCTGTGTTCTGCTGCTATTCAGAAAATCAGACGCAGCCCTGCGCTTTCATTGCATCCGCAACTTTGAGGAAACCGGCAATATTGGCACCGACCACATATTCGTCGGGACGTCCATATTCCATCGCTGTGTCTCTGCATGTTTCAAAGATGCTGACCATGATGCCTTTGAGTTTTTTGTCCACTTCTTCCAGTGTCCAGGAAAGATGCTCTGCATTTTGACTCATCTCGAGTCCAGAGCAGGCGACACCTCCAGCATTGCTGGCTTTACCAGGTGCGTACAGAACACCATTGCTCATCAGATAATGAATGGCATCAGGTGTTGTGGGCATGTTTGCACCTTCACAAACGCAGAAGCAGTTGCTGGCTACGAGCTTCTTTGCATCTTCAAGATCAAGCTCATTCTGTGTGGCACATGGAAGCGCGATATCACATGGGATGGACCATGGCCGTTCATTGGGGGTATATGTGGCCAGCGGATGCGAGTCAACATATTCTTTGATTCTGCCGCGACGGACTTCCTTGATTTCCTTGACTGTATCCAGATCGATTCCATTCGGATCATAGATAAATCCATTCGAATCGGACATGGTCAGTACTGTGGCTCCAAGCTCCGTGGCTTTCTGACAGGCATAGATTGCGACATTTCCTGATCCGGAGATGACTACCTTCTTACCTTCAAAGCTCGTGCCCTTGTCTTTCAGCATTGCTTCGGTGAAATAGCAGAGTCCATATCCAGTGGCTTCTGTCCGCCCTAATGAACCGCCGTATGACAATCCTTTGCCCGTCAGAACCCCAGACCACTCATCCCGAATTCGCTTGTATTGTCCAAACAGATAGCCGATTTCGCGTCCGCCGACGCCGATATCGCCAGCGGGTACATCTGTATTCGGCCCGATGTGTCTGTAAAGTTCATTCATAAAACTCTGACAGAAGCGCATGACTTCTCCATCAGATTTTCCTTTGGGATCGAAATCGGAACCGCCTTTACCACCGCCCATGGGCAGTGTTGTCAATGAATTTTTAAATACCTGTTCAAAACCAAGAAATTTGATGATGGAAATGTTTACAGAAGGGTGGAACCGAAGTCCGCCTTTATAAGGGCCGATGGCGCTGTTGAATTGCACACGGAATCCCCGATTTACTTGAGTTTTTCCGTTGTCATCTACCCATGGAACACGGAAAATAATTTGGCGTTCAGGTTCTACCATGCGGAGGAGAACATCTTCATCCAATTGTTCAGGATGAACCTGAGCCACTACGTTAAGAGATTCAAAAACCTCTTCGACTGCCTGAAGAAACTCAGGATCATTCGGATTGCGTTTTTTTACAATTTCTAATACAGTATCGAGATTAGTCATAGTGACCTCCTTTGTAAAAAACTGGGTTAAGTATAACACAGGGTTGATGTAAACTGGCAGGTCATTTGGTAAAATTATGAAAAAGGAGGAAAATTTATGAAAATTGCAATTGGGTGCGACCATGGTGCATTTGAATATAAGGAGACGATTCGCAAAATGCTGGAGGCTGAAGGGTATGAAATAACCGACTGTGGCTGCTATGGTCCTGATTCGGTAGACTACCCTGATATAGCTGTGGAAACAGCCAAAAAAGTGGCTGCGAAAACAGTAGATGCTGGTATCCTCATGTGCGGGACAGGTATTGGGATATCCATAGCTGCAAATAAAGTACATGGTATCAGATGTGCTCTTTGCACAGACACGACAATGGCCCGACTTACACGGGAGCATAATGATGCCAATATGCTTGCCATGGGGGCCAGAATTATTGGAATTGAACTGGCTAAAGATATTGTTCATACATTTCTGGCAACATCATTTTCGAATGATGACCGACATGTCAAGAGGATAGAAAAACTGATGGCAGAAGAAAACTGATCTCTGAACCAACGGAACAGTCTGCTTCATCTTGAAATCTGCTGCAGCAGTAAATTCAAAGAAACCCTGGATTTACTGCTGCAGTTTTCGTTTCATATTTTTTTGAATCAGTGATCTTCTTTTTAGAACCGGATAAGCGCAAAACAGTCTCGGATTTCGGTTGAAATGCACGTCTGCCTGGAGACTGAGTATGACAATGCAGATCTATCTTGTTCGATGAAGAGCCACCATGATTTTGAAAAACAGTTGCACAATACCCAGATAAATGATATATTTACTAGGCCGCAAGTGATTTGGATAAATCAATAAGTCATAACACAGAAAAGAACAAAAAGTTCAAAAAATGTGTTGACAGACTCTTGCGGATGAGTTAAGATATAGGAGTGCTGAGGGGCACAGGCGGGCTTGACAGCCGGACCGCTCATTCAGTATCTTTGAAAGGCTTGTGACTTCATCAGAAGCCGCAGGCGATGGAGGCATCTGTCATGGGTACTGACGCTCTTTGAAAACCGGACAGGAAAAACGAAGTAAATACAAGACGATACAACGTCGATTCTTTGAACCTGAAAAACAATCATGAACACAAGACGCAAAGCGTCTGAGTACAGATCAAATGGAGAGTTTGATCCTGGCTCAGGATGAACGCTGGCGGCATGCCTAATACATGCAAGTCGAACGAGAGACCTTCGGGTCTCTAGTGGCGAACGGGTGAGTAACACGTAGGGAACCTGCCCGCGCACCGGGAATACGCTCTGGAAACGGAGAACAAATCCCGATGTACAGGAAGGAGGCATCTTCTTTCTGTGAAACATCCTCTAGGGGATGGGGCGCGGATGGACCTGCGGTGCATTAGTTTGTTGGCGGGGTAAAGGCCCACCAAGACGATGATGCATAGCCGGCCTGAGAGGGCGGACGGCCACATTGGGACTGAGACACGGCCCAGACTCCTGCGGGAGGCAGCAGTAGGGAATTTTCGTCAATGGGCGCAAGCCTGAACGAGCGATGCCGCGTGAGTGAAGAAGGCCTTCGGGTCGTAAAGCTCTGTTGCGGGGGAAAAAAGGCAGCATCAGGAAATGGGTGCTGACTGATGGTGCCCCGCCAGAAAGTCACGGCTAACTACGTGCCAGCAGCCGCGGTAATACGTAGGTGGCGAGCGTTATCCGGAATGATTGGGCGTAAAGGGTGCGCAGGCGGTCCTGCAAGTCTGGAGTGAAACGCATGAGCTCAACTCATGCATGGCTTTGGAAACTGGAGGACTGGAGAGCAGGAGAGGGCGGTGGAACTCCATGTGTAGCGGTAAAATGCGTAGATATATGGAAGAACACCAGTGGCGAAGGCGGCCGCCTGGCCTGTTGCTGACGCTGAGGCACGAAAGCGTGGGGAGCAAATAGGATTAGATACCCTAGTAGTCCACGCCGTAAACGATGAGGACCAAGTGTTGGGGGTGAAACCTCAGTGCTGAAGTTAACGCAGTGAGTCCTCCGCCTGGGGAGTATGCACGCAAGTGTGAAACTCAAAGGAATTGACGGGGGCCCGCACAAGCGGTGGAGTATGTGGTTTAATTCGAAGCAACGCGAAGAACCTTACCAGGCCTTGACATGGGATGCGAAGATGCAGAGATGCATCGGAGGTCAACATCCACACAGGTGGTGCATGGTTGTCGTCAGCTCGTGTCGTGAGATGTTGGGTCAAGTCCCGCAACGAGCGCAACCCTTGTGGCATGTTGCTAACAGGAAAAGCTGAGGACTCATGCCAGACTGCCGGTGACAAACCGGAGGAAGGCGGGGATGACGTCAAATCATCATGCCCCTTATGGCCTGGGCTACACACGTACTACAATGGCGGCTACAAAGAGCAGCGAGACAGGGATGTCGAGCGAATCTCATAAAAGCCGTCCCAGTTCGGATTGGAGGCTGCAACCCGCCTCCATGAAGTTGGAATCGCTAGTAATCGCGGATCAGCATGCCGCGGTGAATACGTTCCCGGGCCTTGTACACACCGCCCGTCAAACCATGGGAGTCGGTAATGCCCGAAGCCGGTGGCATGACCTCATTAGAGGAGTGAGCCGTCGAAGGCAGGATCGATGACTGGGGTTAAGTCGTAACAAGGTATCCCTACGGGAACGTGGGGATGGATCACCTCCTTTCTAAGGAGAAAGTACAGGGGAAAAGGAAAAAGAGCAGAGTGGTTCCTGTCCGGTTTTGGAAGAGTGTCTTCCAGGGTCGATCTTTGAAAACCGTACAACGATATGAAAGACAACAGAAGGTCTGAAGTAAAGTTGTGGAGAAATAGAAAGAAACTGAGAGAAAGAAAAGAACAGTGAAGAAACAGTTCTGAGAAAAATATCTCGAAGAAAGCACGAAAAACGTTTGAGAGAATCAGATCAAGCAAGGAAGGGCGCAGGGAGGATGCCTGGCCACACTGTACTGAAGAAGGACGTGCCAAACAGCGAAATGCGACGGTGAGCCGTAAGGAGGCAAAGACCCGTCGGTGTCCGAATGGGGGAACCCGGCAGCCAGAAGGCTGTCATCCCGAAAGGGAGAGGTACCCGGGGAACTGAAACATCTAAGTACCCGGAGGAAAAGAAAACAACAGTGATTCCCCGAGTAGCGGCGAGCGAAAGGGGAGGAAGCCCAAACCGGAGAGATCCGGGGTAGTAGGACCGTCAAAAGAGTGGGAAAGACACAGCAGAATGTACAGGGAAGTACAGCCAGAGAGAGTGAAAGCCTCGTAAGCGAAGTGTGTGAAGCATGAGACGGGATCCTGAGTACGGCGGGACACGAGAAATCTTGTCGGAAGCAGGCGGGACCATCCGCCAAGGCAAAATATACAGTGTGAGCGATAGAGAACGAGTACCGTGAGGGAAAGGTGAAAAGAACCGCGGGAGCGGAGTGAAAGAGAACCTGAAACCGTGTGCCTGAAAGAAGTCAGAGCCCGTCAAAGGGTGATGGCGTGCCTTTTGTAGAATGAACCGGCGAGTTGTTCCATGGTGCGAGGTTAAGTCGGAAAGGACGGAGCCGAAGCGAAAGCGAGTCTTAAGAGGGCGGGAAGAGTAGTATGGAGCAGACCCGAAACCGGGTGATCTAGCCATGGGCAGGTTGAAGCAGAAGTGAAATTCTGTGGAGGACCGAACCGACTACCGTTGAAAAGTTAGCGGATGACCTGTGGCTAGGGGAGAAATTCCAATCGAACCCGGAGATAGCTGGTTCTCCCCGAAATAGCTTTAGGGCTAGCGTCGGAGGATGACAGACGGAGGTAGAGCACTGAACGCATGATGGCCCCATCCCGGGGTACTGAATGCGATCAAACTGCGAATGCCGACTGGGAGGAATCCGGCAGTGAGACTGTGGGTGATAAGGTCCATGGTCGAGAGGGAAAGAGCCCAGACCGCCAGCAAAGGTCCCAA includes the following:
- a CDS encoding histidine phosphatase family protein → MTTFFIIRHGKTLFNEKERLQGWCDSPLTDEGCAQMRRLSEGLKDIEFSAIYSSTSPRALTCASMLASDRSLDIRARESLKEVGYGSLEGEYLADAFPEGQLSKVGYAQFNGEDLYTAQQRFVREMQHIAEEFPDDNVAVVTHGHLIKTLLGSFSQQFAAETIKSADQIPPCSVTVLKYENNRFTLDTLPDITWRTSSDLSK
- the gdhA gene encoding NADP-specific glutamate dehydrogenase, giving the protein MTNLDTVLEIVKKRNPNDPEFLQAVEEVFESLNVVAQVHPEQLDEDVLLRMVEPERQIIFRVPWVDDNGKTQVNRGFRVQFNSAIGPYKGGLRFHPSVNISIIKFLGFEQVFKNSLTTLPMGGGKGGSDFDPKGKSDGEVMRFCQSFMNELYRHIGPNTDVPAGDIGVGGREIGYLFGQYKRIRDEWSGVLTGKGLSYGGSLGRTEATGYGLCYFTEAMLKDKGTSFEGKKVVISGSGNVAIYACQKATELGATVLTMSDSNGFIYDPNGIDLDTVKEIKEVRRGRIKEYVDSHPLATYTPNERPWSIPCDIALPCATQNELDLEDAKKLVASNCFCVCEGANMPTTPDAIHYLMSNGVLYAPGKASNAGGVACSGLEMSQNAEHLSWTLEEVDKKLKGIMVSIFETCRDTAMEYGRPDEYVVGANIAGFLKVADAMKAQGCV
- the rpiB gene encoding ribose 5-phosphate isomerase B translates to MKIAIGCDHGAFEYKETIRKMLEAEGYEITDCGCYGPDSVDYPDIAVETAKKVAAKTVDAGILMCGTGIGISIAANKVHGIRCALCTDTTMARLTREHNDANMLAMGARIIGIELAKDIVHTFLATSFSNDDRHVKRIEKLMAEEN